GCCTGGTCCAGGCCATACCCCTGCACCAGTTGCGCCGCGCCGATGTTGCCGAGCAACGGCACGCTGGGCGCCAGCCGGCGCAGCTCACGCGAAAGCCCCGCATCATCGCCGCCGGCTTCCAGCGCGACACGCTGCGAACCCACCGCCAGGGCGATGCCGAGCGCTTCGGCCGCCTCGGCAAGGTGCAGATTGATCGCTTCGGCCCGCTGCGCCCCGCCGGTCATGGAGCTGATCAGCAGGGGTGCCGCCAGCGGCTTGCCGAACAGGCTGCCGGACAAATCCACCTGCGCCAGATCCAGCTCGGGCAGCGCGCAATGTTCGAAGCGCACGGCCTCGAAGCCATTGCTCACCGCCGGCCGAGTGCGCAGCGTGGCCAGGACCTGGTCCAGGTGCTCGTTCTTGCG
This portion of the Desulfopila inferna genome encodes:
- a CDS encoding alpha-hydroxy-acid oxidizing protein → RKNEHLDQVLATLRTRPAVSNGFEAVRFEHCALPELDLAQVDLSGSLFGKPLAAPLLISSMTGGAQRAEAINLHLAEAAEALGIALAVGSQRVALEAGGDDAGLSRELRRLAPSVPLLGNIGAAQLVQGYGLDQA